Proteins encoded by one window of Cinclus cinclus chromosome 14, bCinCin1.1, whole genome shotgun sequence:
- the DUSP1 gene encoding dual specificity protein phosphatase 1 isoform X2 codes for MVNLRVCALECEALRGLLQERGSQCLVLDCRSFFSFNAAHIRGSCNVRLSTIVRRRAKGALALEHVVPNEELRSRLRQGLFHTVVLLDERSADLEMPKRDSTMLLALGTLCREARGARICFLKGGYEAFSSACSELCTKAAAPAGLSLPLSASPAPGSADSGCSSCGTPLYDQGGPVEILPFLYLGSAYHASRKDMLDALGITALINVSANCPNHFEGHYQYKSIPVEDNHKADISSWFNEAIDFIDSVKKGGGRVFVHCQAGISRSATICLAYLMRTNRVKLDEAFEFVKQRRSIISPNFSFMGQLLQFESQVLAPNCSAEAGSPAMSVLDRGASTTTVFNFPVSIPVHTTSSALNYLQSPITTSPSC; via the exons ATGGTGAACCTGCGGGTGTGCGCGCTGGAGTGCGAAGCGCTGcgggggctgctgcaggagcgCGGCTCGCAGTGCCTCGTCCTCGACTGCcgctccttcttctccttcaaCGCCGCGCACATCCGCGGTTCCTGCAACGTCCGCCTCAGCACCATCGTGAGGCGCCGCGCCAAGGGCGCCCTGGCTCTGGAGCACGTCGTGCCCAACGAGGAGCTCCGCTCCCGCCTGCGCCAAGGGCTCTTCCACACCGTGGTGCTGCTGGACGAGCGCAGCGCCGATCTGGAAATGCCCAAACGCGACAGCACCATGCTGCTGGCGCTCGGCACCCTCTGCAGGGAAGCCCGCGGTGCCCGCATCTGCTTCCTCAAGG GAGGTTACGAAGCCTTCTCGTCCGCCTGCTCCGAGCTCTGCACCAAAGCTGCCGCCCCCGCTGGGCTCAGCCTGCCCCTGAGCGCCAGCCCCGCGCCCGGCAGCGCCGACtcgggctgcagctcctgcggGACCCCGCTCTACGACCAG GGCGGGCCGGTGGAAATCCTGCCGTTCCTCTACTTGGGAAGCGCCTATCACGCCTCCCGCAAGGACATGCTGGACGCTTTGGGGATCACGGCGCTGATCAATGTCTCGGCCAACTGCCCCAACCACTTCGAAGGGCACTACCAGTATAAAAGTATCCCCGTGGAGGACAACCACAAGGCAGATATCAGCTCCTGGTTCAACGAGGCGATCGATTTCATAG ACTCTGTGAAGAAGGGGGGAGGAAGGGTCTTTGtgcactgccaggctggcatTTCCCGCTCAGCCACCATCTGCCTCGCTTACCTCATGAGGACCAACAGAGTCAAACTGGACGAAGCCTTTGAATTTGTCAAGCAGAGGAGAAGCATCATCTCCCCAAATTTCAGCTTCatggggcagctgctgcagtttgagTCCCAGGTCCTTGCCCCCAATTGCTCGGCAGAAGCCGGGAGCCCCGCGATGTCAGTGTTGGACAGAGGGGCATCGACCACCACTGTCTTCAACTTCCCCGTCTCCATCCCGGTTCACACCACGTCCAGTGCTTTAAACTACCTTCAGAGCCCCATCACTACTTCCCCGAGCTGCTGA
- the DUSP1 gene encoding dual specificity protein phosphatase 1 isoform X1 — protein MVNLRVCALECEALRGLLQERGSQCLVLDCRSFFSFNAAHIRGSCNVRLSTIVRRRAKGALALEHVVPNEELRSRLRQGLFHTVVLLDERSADLEMPKRDSTMLLALGTLCREARGARICFLKGEWPRGRRRGRGSRAGPPRSPPAVRRSPRAPLPAGGYEAFSSACSELCTKAAAPAGLSLPLSASPAPGSADSGCSSCGTPLYDQGGPVEILPFLYLGSAYHASRKDMLDALGITALINVSANCPNHFEGHYQYKSIPVEDNHKADISSWFNEAIDFIDSVKKGGGRVFVHCQAGISRSATICLAYLMRTNRVKLDEAFEFVKQRRSIISPNFSFMGQLLQFESQVLAPNCSAEAGSPAMSVLDRGASTTTVFNFPVSIPVHTTSSALNYLQSPITTSPSC, from the exons ATGGTGAACCTGCGGGTGTGCGCGCTGGAGTGCGAAGCGCTGcgggggctgctgcaggagcgCGGCTCGCAGTGCCTCGTCCTCGACTGCcgctccttcttctccttcaaCGCCGCGCACATCCGCGGTTCCTGCAACGTCCGCCTCAGCACCATCGTGAGGCGCCGCGCCAAGGGCGCCCTGGCTCTGGAGCACGTCGTGCCCAACGAGGAGCTCCGCTCCCGCCTGCGCCAAGGGCTCTTCCACACCGTGGTGCTGCTGGACGAGCGCAGCGCCGATCTGGAAATGCCCAAACGCGACAGCACCATGCTGCTGGCGCTCGGCACCCTCTGCAGGGAAGCCCGCGGTGCCCGCATCTGCTTCCTCAAGGGTGAGTGGCCCCGCGGTCGCCGGAGGGGACgggggagccgggccgggccgccccGCTCGCCCCCGGCCGTGCGGCGCTCACCCCGCGCTCCTCTCCCCGCAGGAGGTTACGAAGCCTTCTCGTCCGCCTGCTCCGAGCTCTGCACCAAAGCTGCCGCCCCCGCTGGGCTCAGCCTGCCCCTGAGCGCCAGCCCCGCGCCCGGCAGCGCCGACtcgggctgcagctcctgcggGACCCCGCTCTACGACCAG GGCGGGCCGGTGGAAATCCTGCCGTTCCTCTACTTGGGAAGCGCCTATCACGCCTCCCGCAAGGACATGCTGGACGCTTTGGGGATCACGGCGCTGATCAATGTCTCGGCCAACTGCCCCAACCACTTCGAAGGGCACTACCAGTATAAAAGTATCCCCGTGGAGGACAACCACAAGGCAGATATCAGCTCCTGGTTCAACGAGGCGATCGATTTCATAG ACTCTGTGAAGAAGGGGGGAGGAAGGGTCTTTGtgcactgccaggctggcatTTCCCGCTCAGCCACCATCTGCCTCGCTTACCTCATGAGGACCAACAGAGTCAAACTGGACGAAGCCTTTGAATTTGTCAAGCAGAGGAGAAGCATCATCTCCCCAAATTTCAGCTTCatggggcagctgctgcagtttgagTCCCAGGTCCTTGCCCCCAATTGCTCGGCAGAAGCCGGGAGCCCCGCGATGTCAGTGTTGGACAGAGGGGCATCGACCACCACTGTCTTCAACTTCCCCGTCTCCATCCCGGTTCACACCACGTCCAGTGCTTTAAACTACCTTCAGAGCCCCATCACTACTTCCCCGAGCTGCTGA